In Nocardia asteroides, the following proteins share a genomic window:
- the mmsB gene encoding 3-hydroxyisobutyrate dehydrogenase — MTKIGFLGLGHMGAPMAANLVRAGHDVIAYDPVPAARAKALNDGATVVETAAAAATDRDVVITMLPNGKLVLDVYAELLPAATPGTLFIDCSTIDVADAKAAAELAVAAGHRPLDAPVSGGVAGATAGTLTFMVGGAAADFADAGEVLGVMGGKVVHCGDAGVGQAAKICNNMLLGISMIGLSEALVLGERLGLSHQSFFDVVSTASGQSWALTSYCPVPGPVPASPANNDYQPGFATALMSKDLTLAANALRANGIDGQLGELAAAIYERFNQTGAGRDFSAIVTDIRDRSGEAEA; from the coding sequence ATGACCAAGATCGGTTTCCTCGGCCTCGGCCACATGGGCGCGCCGATGGCCGCCAACCTGGTGCGCGCCGGCCACGACGTGATCGCCTACGATCCGGTCCCCGCCGCCCGGGCCAAGGCCCTGAACGACGGCGCGACCGTGGTGGAGACCGCCGCCGCGGCCGCCACCGACCGCGACGTGGTGATCACCATGCTGCCCAACGGCAAGCTGGTGCTCGACGTCTACGCCGAACTGCTGCCCGCCGCGACCCCCGGCACCCTGTTCATCGACTGTTCCACCATCGATGTCGCCGACGCGAAAGCCGCGGCGGAGCTGGCGGTCGCGGCCGGGCACCGCCCGCTCGACGCCCCGGTCTCCGGCGGCGTCGCCGGTGCCACCGCGGGCACCCTCACCTTCATGGTGGGCGGCGCTGCCGCCGACTTCGCCGACGCGGGGGAGGTGCTCGGGGTGATGGGCGGCAAGGTCGTGCACTGCGGCGACGCCGGGGTCGGGCAGGCCGCCAAGATCTGCAACAACATGCTGCTCGGCATCTCCATGATCGGGCTGTCCGAGGCGCTGGTGCTCGGCGAGCGCCTGGGCCTGAGCCACCAGTCGTTCTTCGACGTGGTGTCCACCGCGTCGGGCCAGAGCTGGGCGTTGACCAGCTACTGCCCCGTCCCGGGACCGGTGCCCGCCAGCCCGGCCAACAACGACTACCAGCCCGGTTTCGCCACCGCGCTGATGTCGAAGGACCTCACCCTGGCCGCGAACGCGTTGCGCGCCAACGGCATCGACGGACAGCTCGGTGAGCTCGCCGCCGCCATCTACGAGCGGTTCAACCAGACCGGCGCGGGCCGGGACTTCTCCGCGATCGTCACCGACATCCGCGACCGTTCCGGGGAGGCGGAGGCGTGA
- a CDS encoding enoyl-CoA hydratase/isomerase family protein, which translates to MTDEPEVLITVADGLGLITLNRPKAINALNHPMTLAITDALRSWADDDAVRAVVVTGAGERGLCAGGDIVAIHTDAKSGRAGADSPTGRFWRDEYVLNALIGGYAKPYVVIMDGIVMGGGVGLSGHGSHRIVTERSRIGMPEVGIGFVPDVGGTFLLSRAPGEIGTHVALTTARMSAGDAIAAGFADHYVPSAAIPDLVDALRTTEVDAAIARVAQPAPASDLLAQQSWIDACYRAETVEEIVSRLQTADSPEATKAVDELLAKSPVALKVTLRSLRAARELTSLEAALEQEYRVSIAALGSHDLVEGIRAQVIDKDRTPHWQPPTLGDVTDAQVAAYFAALGDNELDLTTQETPR; encoded by the coding sequence ATGACCGACGAACCCGAAGTGCTGATCACCGTCGCCGACGGACTCGGGCTGATCACCCTGAACCGGCCCAAGGCCATCAACGCCCTCAACCACCCGATGACGCTGGCGATCACCGACGCGCTGCGATCCTGGGCCGACGACGACGCGGTGCGCGCGGTCGTCGTCACCGGCGCCGGGGAGCGCGGGCTGTGCGCGGGCGGCGACATCGTCGCCATCCACACCGACGCGAAAAGCGGCCGGGCGGGCGCCGATTCGCCGACCGGGCGCTTCTGGCGCGACGAATACGTGCTCAACGCCCTGATCGGCGGCTACGCCAAGCCGTATGTGGTGATCATGGACGGCATCGTGATGGGCGGCGGTGTCGGCCTGTCCGGGCACGGCAGCCATCGCATCGTCACCGAACGCTCCCGCATCGGCATGCCCGAGGTCGGCATCGGCTTCGTGCCCGACGTCGGTGGCACCTTCCTGCTGTCGCGGGCGCCGGGCGAGATCGGCACGCATGTCGCGCTGACCACCGCCCGGATGAGCGCCGGCGACGCGATCGCCGCCGGTTTCGCCGACCACTACGTGCCCTCGGCGGCGATCCCGGATCTCGTGGACGCGTTGCGCACCACCGAGGTCGACGCCGCGATCGCGCGCGTCGCCCAACCGGCGCCGGCCTCGGATCTGCTCGCCCAGCAGTCCTGGATCGATGCGTGCTACCGCGCCGAGACCGTCGAGGAGATCGTGTCCCGTCTCCAGACCGCCGACTCGCCCGAGGCGACCAAGGCGGTCGACGAGCTGCTGGCGAAATCGCCGGTCGCGCTGAAGGTCACGTTGCGCTCGCTGCGGGCGGCGCGGGAACTGACGAGCCTGGAAGCGGCCCTGGAGCAGGAATACCGGGTCTCGATCGCCGCGCTCGGTTCGCACGACCTGGTCGAGGGCATCCGCGCCCAGGTCATCGACAAGGACCGCACCCCGCACTGGCAGCCCCCGACCCTCGGCGACGTCACCGACGCGCAGGTGGCCGCCTATTTCGCCGCACTGGGGGACAACGAACTCGACCTGACGACACAGGAGACACCGCGATGA
- a CDS encoding acyl-CoA dehydrogenase family protein — MFTLTDDERAIAETARQFADEFLAPNALDWDERKHFPVDVLRKAGPIGLGGIYVREDTGGSALRRLDAVRIFEELATGCPAVAAYISIHNMATWMIDAYGTEQQRHRWVPGMAAMELLGSYALTEPGVGSDAAALSTKAVRDGDDYILNGAKQFISGAGANDVYVMMVRTGGDGPRGISALIVPADTPGLTVGPNERKMGWNAQPTRQVVLEDARVPVANRLGAEGDGFAIAMNGLNGGRLNIGACSIGGAQAALDKAVLYLAERHAFGKPLAHNQALQFDLADMRTELEAARTLLWRAAAALDADAPDKVELCAMAKRFATDIGFEVANKALQLHGGYGYLHEYGLEKIVRDLRVHQILEGTNEIMRVVVARTLTGAA, encoded by the coding sequence ATGTTCACTCTCACCGACGACGAACGCGCGATCGCCGAGACCGCGCGCCAGTTCGCCGACGAGTTCCTCGCGCCGAACGCGCTGGACTGGGACGAGCGCAAGCACTTCCCGGTCGACGTGTTGCGCAAGGCGGGCCCGATCGGGCTCGGCGGCATCTACGTGCGTGAGGACACCGGCGGCTCCGCGCTGCGCAGGCTCGACGCCGTCCGGATCTTCGAGGAACTCGCCACGGGCTGCCCCGCGGTGGCGGCCTACATCTCGATCCACAACATGGCGACCTGGATGATCGACGCCTACGGCACCGAACAGCAGCGCCACCGCTGGGTACCGGGCATGGCCGCGATGGAGCTGCTGGGCAGCTACGCCCTGACCGAGCCCGGGGTGGGGTCCGACGCGGCGGCCTTGAGCACCAAGGCCGTTCGCGACGGCGACGACTACATCCTCAACGGCGCCAAGCAGTTCATCTCCGGCGCGGGCGCCAACGACGTGTACGTGATGATGGTGCGCACCGGCGGCGACGGCCCGCGCGGGATCTCGGCGCTGATCGTGCCCGCCGACACGCCCGGTCTGACCGTGGGCCCGAACGAACGCAAGATGGGCTGGAACGCGCAGCCGACGCGTCAGGTCGTCCTCGAGGACGCGCGGGTGCCGGTGGCCAATCGGCTGGGCGCCGAAGGCGACGGTTTCGCGATCGCCATGAACGGCCTCAACGGCGGCAGGCTCAATATCGGCGCCTGCTCGATCGGCGGCGCGCAGGCCGCGCTGGACAAGGCCGTGCTGTATCTGGCCGAACGGCACGCCTTCGGCAAGCCGCTGGCGCACAACCAGGCCCTGCAGTTCGATCTCGCCGACATGCGGACCGAGCTGGAGGCGGCGCGGACGCTGCTGTGGCGGGCCGCCGCCGCGCTCGACGCCGACGCGCCCGACAAGGTCGAGCTGTGCGCGATGGCCAAGCGGTTCGCCACCGACATCGGTTTCGAGGTGGCCAACAAGGCGTTACAGCTGCACGGCGGATACGGCTACCTGCACGAATACGGCCTGGAGAAGATCGTGCGCGACCTGCGCGTGCACCAGATCCTCGAGGGCACCAACGAGATCATGCGGGTGGTCGTGGCCCGCACGCTGACAGGAGCGGCATGA
- a CDS encoding CoA-acylating methylmalonate-semialdehyde dehydrogenase, with protein sequence MVRELTHFIAGQHTSGTSGRFGDVFDPNTGQVQARVPLATAAEVEAVIADAAAAQQVWAAFNPQKRARVLMKFLTLVNDEIDSLAALLSSEHGKTIADAKGDIQRGLEVIEFAVGIPHLLKGEYSESAGTGIDVYSMRQPLGVVAGITPFNFPAMIPLWKAGPALACGNAFVLKPSERDPSVPLRLAELFLEAGLPPGVFNVVNGDKEAVDTILRDPRIKAVGFVGSTPIAQYIYETATANGKRAQCFGGAKNHAIVMPDADLDDVADQLIGAGYGSAGERCMAISVAVPVGEETADRLVAKLTERVHKLNVGRSDDPGADFGPLVGADGVARVNNYVQIGIDEGAELVVDGRGLVVEGAEDGYFVGATLFDRVTADMRIYQEEIFGPVVTVVRAGDYEEALRLADEHEYGNGVAIFTRDGDTARDFAARVQVGMVGINVPIPVPIAYYTFGGWKRSGFGDLNQHGPDSIRFYTKTKTVTQRWPAGLKESNAFVIPTMD encoded by the coding sequence ATGGTTCGCGAACTCACCCACTTCATCGCCGGGCAGCACACCTCCGGAACCTCCGGCCGGTTCGGCGACGTCTTCGACCCGAACACCGGCCAGGTGCAGGCCCGCGTGCCGCTGGCCACCGCGGCCGAGGTCGAGGCGGTCATCGCCGACGCGGCCGCCGCGCAGCAGGTGTGGGCGGCGTTCAACCCGCAGAAGCGGGCCAGGGTGCTGATGAAGTTCCTGACGCTGGTCAACGACGAGATCGACAGCCTGGCCGCCCTGCTGTCCTCCGAACACGGCAAGACCATCGCCGACGCCAAGGGCGACATCCAGCGCGGCCTCGAGGTCATCGAGTTCGCGGTCGGTATCCCGCACCTGCTCAAGGGTGAGTACAGCGAGAGCGCGGGCACCGGCATCGACGTGTACTCGATGCGGCAGCCGCTGGGTGTGGTCGCGGGCATCACCCCGTTCAACTTCCCGGCGATGATCCCGCTGTGGAAGGCCGGACCGGCGCTGGCCTGCGGTAACGCGTTCGTGCTCAAGCCGTCCGAGCGTGACCCGTCGGTGCCGCTGCGGCTGGCCGAGCTGTTCCTCGAGGCGGGTCTGCCGCCGGGGGTGTTCAACGTGGTCAACGGCGACAAGGAAGCCGTCGACACCATCCTGCGCGACCCGCGGATCAAGGCGGTCGGCTTCGTCGGCTCGACCCCGATCGCGCAGTACATCTACGAGACCGCGACCGCCAACGGCAAGCGCGCCCAGTGCTTCGGCGGCGCGAAGAACCACGCGATCGTCATGCCCGACGCCGACCTCGACGATGTCGCCGACCAGCTCATCGGCGCCGGGTACGGCTCGGCGGGTGAGCGGTGCATGGCGATCTCGGTGGCCGTGCCGGTGGGGGAGGAGACCGCCGATCGGCTGGTCGCCAAGCTGACCGAGCGGGTGCACAAGCTCAATGTCGGCCGCTCCGACGATCCGGGCGCCGACTTCGGCCCGCTGGTCGGCGCCGACGGCGTGGCCCGGGTGAACAACTACGTCCAGATCGGCATCGACGAGGGCGCCGAGCTGGTCGTCGACGGTCGTGGTCTGGTGGTCGAGGGTGCCGAGGACGGCTACTTCGTCGGCGCCACCCTGTTCGACCGTGTCACCGCCGACATGCGCATCTACCAGGAGGAGATCTTCGGCCCGGTGGTCACCGTCGTGCGCGCCGGTGACTACGAGGAGGCGCTGCGCCTGGCCGACGAGCACGAGTACGGCAACGGTGTCGCCATCTTCACCCGCGACGGCGACACCGCCCGCGACTTCGCCGCCCGCGTGCAGGTCGGCATGGTCGGCATCAATGTGCCGATCCCGGTGCCGATCGCCTACTACACCTTCGGCGGCTGGAAGCGCTCGGGCTTCGGCGACCTGAACCAGCACGGCCCGGACTCGATCCGCTTCTACACCAAGACCAAGACGGTCACCCAGCGCTGGCCCGCGGGACTGAAGGAGTCCAACGCCTTCGTCATCCCGACGATGGACTGA
- a CDS encoding acyl-CoA dehydrogenase family protein has protein sequence MSTADTDRGTDAESELQGLAELARTFFTNTVAPHREEFAAQGFPSREVYRQAGELGLLCMSIPEEYGGGGGTFAHEAVLFTEQVKGGDSSMQLGVHTGIVPHYILAYASEENKKRWLPKLASGEWIGAIAMTEPGTGSDLQNIATKAVKDGDDYLITGAKTFISNGRNCDLLIIAVKTDPTQGAKGVSLVVAEVADDTPGFERGRLLKKVGQKGQDTTELFFDGLRVPQANLLGAEGEGFIQLMQQLPQERLICGVAAAAAIEAAVAETLAYVKQRNAFGKPLFAMQNTRFELADCATIAEVVRTFVDSAVDKHLRGQLDVKTAAMVKYWTTDQQSQVIDRCVQLHGGYGYMEEYPIARMWADGRISRIYAGANEVMKDLIARFL, from the coding sequence ATGAGCACCGCCGATACCGACCGCGGCACCGACGCCGAGTCGGAGCTGCAGGGCCTGGCCGAACTGGCCCGCACCTTCTTCACGAACACCGTCGCGCCGCATCGCGAGGAGTTCGCCGCGCAGGGGTTCCCCAGCCGGGAGGTCTACCGGCAGGCCGGCGAGCTCGGCCTGCTGTGCATGTCGATTCCCGAGGAATACGGCGGCGGCGGTGGCACTTTCGCGCACGAGGCGGTGCTGTTCACCGAGCAGGTCAAGGGCGGCGACTCCTCGATGCAGCTCGGCGTGCACACCGGGATCGTGCCGCACTACATCCTGGCTTACGCCTCGGAGGAGAACAAGAAGCGCTGGCTGCCCAAGCTCGCCTCCGGCGAGTGGATCGGCGCCATCGCGATGACCGAGCCCGGCACCGGCTCCGACCTGCAGAACATCGCCACCAAGGCGGTCAAGGACGGCGACGACTACCTGATCACCGGCGCCAAGACCTTCATCTCCAACGGCCGCAACTGCGACCTGCTGATCATCGCGGTGAAGACCGACCCGACCCAGGGCGCCAAGGGCGTGTCGCTGGTGGTCGCCGAGGTCGCCGACGACACCCCCGGCTTCGAGCGCGGCAGGCTGCTCAAGAAGGTCGGCCAGAAGGGCCAGGACACCACCGAGCTGTTCTTCGACGGGTTGCGGGTCCCGCAGGCCAACCTGCTCGGCGCCGAGGGCGAGGGCTTCATCCAGCTGATGCAGCAGCTGCCCCAGGAGCGGCTGATCTGCGGCGTGGCGGCCGCCGCGGCGATCGAGGCCGCCGTGGCCGAGACGCTGGCATACGTCAAGCAGCGCAACGCTTTCGGCAAGCCGCTGTTCGCCATGCAGAACACCCGTTTCGAGCTGGCCGACTGCGCGACCATCGCCGAGGTGGTACGCACCTTCGTCGACTCCGCCGTCGACAAGCACCTGCGCGGGCAGCTGGATGTGAAGACCGCGGCCATGGTCAAGTACTGGACCACCGATCAGCAGTCTCAGGTGATCGACCGGTGCGTCCAGCTGCACGGCGGCTACGGCTACATGGAGGAGTACCCGATCGCGCGCATGTGGGCCGACGGGCGCATCTCGCGCATCTACGCCGGCGCCAACGAGGTCATGAAGGACCTCATCGCCCGCTTCCTCTGA
- a CDS encoding TetR/AcrR family transcriptional regulator: protein MLSTAATSGDSPTDSVEERILDAALIQFQQVGVRKTTIEDIARAADVDRATVYRRIGSRDDVVRAAFEREVRRLLEDLREIPARHDRFDDIVVEVFSTVITRWRAHPLVERLLTLEADRLLPQLTVDGASFFLLSVAASTEIVAKVLEDNRFPEIPDLTARVEVVCRVVHSLILQPVGTVDTGSPDALAAYARAYIVPILTR from the coding sequence GTGCTTTCCACCGCCGCGACCTCGGGAGATTCACCCACCGACTCGGTCGAAGAACGGATCCTCGACGCCGCTCTCATTCAGTTCCAGCAGGTCGGCGTGCGGAAGACGACGATCGAGGACATCGCCCGCGCGGCCGACGTCGACCGGGCGACCGTCTACCGCCGCATCGGTTCGCGCGACGACGTGGTGCGCGCGGCCTTCGAGCGCGAGGTCCGGCGGCTGCTCGAGGATCTGCGGGAGATCCCGGCCCGCCACGACCGCTTCGACGACATCGTCGTGGAGGTGTTCAGCACCGTGATCACCCGCTGGCGGGCCCACCCGCTGGTGGAGCGGCTGCTCACCCTCGAGGCCGACCGGCTGCTGCCCCAGCTCACCGTGGACGGCGCGTCGTTCTTCCTGCTCTCGGTGGCGGCCTCGACCGAGATCGTCGCGAAGGTGCTGGAGGACAACCGTTTTCCGGAGATCCCGGATCTCACCGCGCGCGTCGAGGTCGTCTGCCGGGTGGTGCACTCGCTGATCCTGCAGCCGGTCGGCACCGTCGACACCGGCTCACCGGACGCGCTGGCGGCCTATGCCCGCGCCTACATCGTCCCGATTCTCACCCGGTGA
- a CDS encoding metal-dependent hydrolase → MADNSATARSYQEEAHAIQARDVHFDFSSVPMHYIPGEVLATHVTNVMHLVLPEGERAMADCLAEALPYIDDERLREEVTGFIGQESMHASSHEGARRHLQSIGLDVDSYVAKVAWLVDRVLGDQGLTGRAKEQWLKERLGLFAGMEHFTAVIGEWLLESEILAELGMDPTMLDLVRWHGAEEVEHRSVVFDAYMHVDGGYARRVRTGLLASGTLLPLFVISTAYLYRKDPSTDKGRSWARQFVSATARGVIPSFTTFVTEMPRYLRPGFHPSQLGSMDNALRYLAHSPAARA, encoded by the coding sequence ATGGCTGATAACAGTGCAACGGCGCGCTCCTATCAGGAAGAGGCGCACGCGATTCAGGCCCGGGATGTGCATTTCGACTTCTCGTCGGTGCCCATGCACTACATCCCCGGGGAGGTGCTGGCCACGCATGTCACCAATGTGATGCACCTGGTCCTGCCCGAAGGGGAACGGGCGATGGCCGACTGCCTCGCCGAGGCGCTGCCCTATATCGACGACGAGCGGCTGCGGGAGGAGGTCACCGGCTTCATCGGCCAGGAGTCCATGCACGCCAGCAGTCACGAAGGCGCCCGCAGGCATCTGCAGTCGATCGGGCTCGACGTGGACTCCTACGTGGCGAAGGTGGCCTGGCTGGTCGACCGGGTGCTCGGCGATCAAGGGCTGACCGGGCGCGCCAAGGAGCAGTGGCTGAAGGAACGGCTCGGGCTGTTCGCGGGGATGGAGCATTTCACCGCCGTGATCGGCGAGTGGCTGCTCGAGTCCGAGATTCTCGCCGAGCTCGGCATGGACCCCACGATGCTGGATCTGGTGCGCTGGCACGGGGCCGAGGAGGTCGAGCACCGCAGCGTGGTCTTCGACGCCTACATGCATGTCGACGGCGGCTACGCCCGGCGGGTGCGCACCGGCCTGCTCGCCAGCGGAACGCTGCTGCCGCTGTTCGTGATCTCGACGGCGTACCTGTATCGCAAGGACCCCAGCACCGACAAGGGCCGGTCGTGGGCGAGGCAGTTCGTCAGCGCCACCGCGCGCGGGGTGATTCCCAGCTTCACCACCTTCGTCACCGAGATGCCGCGCTATCTGCGGCCGGGATTCCATCCGTCCCAGCTGGGGTCGATGGACAATGCCCTGCGCTACCTGGCGCACTCCCCGGCGGCCCGCGCGTGA
- a CDS encoding PDR/VanB family oxidoreductase → MSAPAQVATPGLRALGAAVDVYKKVFTRPAISPPHPVRHTGFDLDVVVGSVRAETADVVSLSLTRPGGGLLPAWRPGSHLDVFLPSGRQRQYSLCGDPGDRSGYRIAVRRLDDGDGGSREMHTLRAGDALRIRGPRNAFPFVASAPSYLFVAAGIGITPILPMARAAGERGRLVYLGRSRDTMPFLGEVPANTEILPDDETGTPDIPAVLATAAPGAAVYVCGPPPVLDLAQRTLFTLNPTASLHTELFSARPVTDGREFDLTLARTGRTVRVGSAETALDAIRRVRPDVVYSCRQGFCGTCKTRVLGGEVEHRDRLLTATERADHLLTCVSRSAGDALTLDL, encoded by the coding sequence GTGAGCGCCCCCGCCCAGGTGGCGACGCCGGGCCTGCGGGCGCTCGGCGCGGCGGTCGACGTCTACAAGAAGGTGTTCACCCGGCCCGCGATCTCGCCGCCACACCCGGTGCGGCACACCGGTTTCGACCTCGACGTCGTCGTCGGATCGGTCCGGGCCGAGACCGCCGACGTGGTGAGCCTGTCGCTGACCCGCCCCGGCGGCGGACTACTGCCCGCGTGGCGCCCCGGCTCGCACCTCGACGTGTTCCTGCCCTCGGGGCGGCAGCGCCAATACTCGCTGTGCGGCGATCCAGGCGACCGGTCCGGCTACCGGATCGCGGTCCGCCGCCTCGACGACGGCGACGGCGGTTCCCGCGAGATGCACACGCTGCGGGCAGGCGATGCGCTGCGGATCCGTGGCCCGCGCAATGCGTTCCCCTTCGTCGCGTCCGCGCCGTCCTACCTGTTCGTCGCCGCCGGCATCGGCATCACGCCGATCCTGCCGATGGCGCGGGCGGCGGGCGAGCGCGGCAGGCTGGTGTATCTGGGCCGCTCCCGCGACACCATGCCGTTTCTCGGCGAGGTCCCGGCGAACACCGAGATACTGCCCGACGACGAGACCGGCACACCCGACATCCCCGCCGTACTCGCCACCGCGGCGCCCGGCGCCGCCGTCTACGTCTGCGGCCCGCCCCCGGTGCTCGACCTCGCCCAGCGCACCCTGTTCACGCTCAACCCGACCGCGTCCCTGCACACCGAACTGTTCTCGGCGCGCCCGGTCACCGACGGACGCGAATTCGACCTCACCCTGGCCCGCACCGGGCGCACGGTGCGCGTCGGCAGTGCCGAGACCGCGCTCGACGCGATCCGGCGGGTGCGCCCCGACGTCGTCTACTCGTGCAGGCAGGGCTTCTGCGGCACCTGCAAGACCCGCGTCCTCGGCGGCGAGGTCGAGCACCGCGACCGGCTGCTCACCGCGACCGAGCGCGCCGATCACCTCCTGACCTGTGTGTCACGGTCCGCCGGCGACGCGCTCACGCTGGACCTCTGA
- a CDS encoding aldehyde dehydrogenase family protein yields the protein MTSLLSDRSATFDVHNPATGAVVGTYPIHDAAAVDAAVERAAAAAAHWRAAGFAGRARHLDRWRAEITRGRAELARLIHLEMGKPVPDAALEIVMALEHLRWAAHHAEEVLGSRSVTPSLLTLNHACRVEYRPFGVVGVIGPWNYPVFTPLGSISFALAAGNTVVFKPSEYTPGVGRWLAAAFARAVPESGAFEVVTGDGATGAALCRSKVGKIGFTGSTETGKRVMAACAERLTPVLMECGGKDALVVDADADLGAAADAALWGGMANAGQTCLGVERVYVHTEVYDAFLTELLSRAEGVRAGTGAAKIGPITMPKQLDVIRRHLTDAVARGGRALLGGIDAVEGQFVQPTILVDVPEDALAITEETFGPTLTVTRVASMDEAVERVNAAEYGLGATVFARRHGDAIADRIEAGGTSINAYVAHATIPALPLGGVRSAGFGRVHGPDGLREFTYAKATTRQRFPSPLALTTFTRGTAVDTVVDRLVSVLHGRIG from the coding sequence ATGACTTCCCTGCTCTCCGACCGTTCCGCCACCTTCGACGTGCACAACCCGGCGACCGGCGCGGTCGTCGGCACCTACCCGATCCACGACGCCGCCGCCGTCGACGCGGCGGTCGAGCGGGCTGCTGCGGCGGCGGCGCATTGGCGGGCCGCCGGTTTCGCCGGACGCGCCCGGCACCTGGATCGCTGGCGTGCCGAGATCACCCGTGGCCGTGCCGAACTCGCCCGGCTCATCCACCTCGAGATGGGCAAGCCGGTCCCCGACGCGGCACTCGAGATCGTGATGGCGCTGGAACACCTGCGCTGGGCGGCCCACCATGCCGAGGAGGTGCTCGGTTCCCGTTCGGTGACGCCGAGTCTGCTCACCCTCAATCACGCGTGCCGCGTCGAGTACCGCCCGTTCGGCGTCGTCGGGGTGATCGGCCCGTGGAACTATCCCGTGTTCACCCCGCTCGGCTCGATCTCCTTCGCGCTGGCCGCGGGGAACACGGTGGTGTTCAAGCCGAGCGAGTACACCCCCGGGGTCGGCCGGTGGCTGGCCGCGGCGTTCGCGCGCGCCGTCCCCGAGTCGGGCGCGTTCGAGGTCGTCACCGGTGACGGTGCCACCGGGGCCGCGCTGTGCCGCAGCAAGGTCGGCAAGATCGGGTTCACCGGGTCCACCGAGACCGGCAAGCGGGTGATGGCGGCCTGCGCGGAGCGGCTCACCCCGGTGCTCATGGAATGCGGCGGCAAGGACGCGCTGGTGGTCGACGCCGACGCCGACCTCGGTGCCGCCGCCGACGCGGCGCTGTGGGGCGGGATGGCCAACGCCGGGCAGACCTGCCTGGGCGTGGAACGGGTCTACGTGCACACCGAGGTCTACGACGCGTTCCTCACCGAACTGCTGTCGCGGGCCGAGGGCGTGCGCGCGGGCACCGGGGCGGCGAAGATCGGCCCGATCACCATGCCGAAGCAGCTCGACGTGATCCGGCGCCATCTGACCGACGCCGTGGCACGCGGCGGTCGCGCGCTGCTGGGCGGGATCGATGCCGTCGAGGGACAGTTCGTGCAGCCGACGATCCTGGTCGACGTGCCGGAGGACGCGCTCGCGATCACCGAGGAGACCTTCGGACCCACCCTGACCGTCACCCGGGTGGCGTCGATGGACGAGGCGGTCGAGCGGGTCAACGCCGCCGAGTACGGACTCGGCGCCACCGTCTTCGCCCGCAGGCACGGCGACGCCATCGCCGACCGCATCGAGGCCGGCGGTACCTCGATCAACGCCTACGTCGCCCACGCCACCATCCCGGCGCTGCCGCTGGGCGGCGTGCGCTCCGCGGGCTTCGGCCGGGTGCACGGCCCGGACGGGCTGCGCGAGTTCACCTACGCGAAAGCGACCACGCGGCAACGTTTCCCGTCGCCGCTGGCGCTCACGACATTCACCCGCGGCACCGCGGTCGACACCGTCGTCGACCGCCTCGTCTCGGTGCTGCACGGAAGGATCGGCTGA